From a single Pigmentibacter ruber genomic region:
- the ppk1 gene encoding polyphosphate kinase 1, whose protein sequence is MNNKSINTDKSTQKNLPAIDVSNFQKDVQTHKNIHLDDPDLYINREISWLTFNERVLSEAENKLVPLIERLKFCIIFASNLDEFFMVRISGLLRLVSKPNNSFNYDEEDSEETLDEVAIKVRGLLKRLAKCLHTEILPELSLNNITIPRFGELTRTEEEKLDIHFESQVFPVLTPLAIDPAHPFPYLSNLSLYLAVTFEGVSDNGEPLLALVEVPQKIMRLIPISQKISKQRFFLLDELIKNYMPTLFPWTQVTGAYAFRVTRNLDYQLLDHEVKDLMKSIEYELKDREQKTVVRLEYEKNMPDWLRNKLAAVLDLDSSDLYEIDGMINIRDLAPLLKIERLDPYLKDEAFNPRLNINLVDASRDIFDIIKERDILLHHPYDSFASVLDFLRSAAKDDKVLAIKQTLYRSGGDSPIIEALANAAERGKQVTVVVELKARFDEANNIEWAKRLERAGAHVVFGFIDLKTHAKCTLVVRKEKNNYLQKYVHLSTGNYNSSTAKLYTDIGHLTTDPILCDDVANVFNFITGFNILRDQDLTQMKIPHFEKIKVAPFRLREQIIQMIENEKKKNCSENQSHIIFKMNSLVDVKLCQALYRASQKGVKIDLIIRGICILRPDVPGVSENIRVISVIDRFLEHSRIFWFKNAGDPLIFCGSADLMERNMDRRIEIVWPIESPELKSKLTGILTTFLLDNCKSHKMQSDGTYIRKLPSQNEKLYRSQDKFIEYARRYGIKSIAYDQAIKPLFDKKDFDRIPERFIPSLVVEELSTRSSKKKKKK, encoded by the coding sequence ATGAATAATAAGTCAATTAACACAGATAAAAGTACCCAAAAAAATCTTCCTGCTATTGATGTTTCAAATTTTCAAAAAGATGTACAAACTCATAAAAATATTCATCTAGATGATCCTGATCTTTATATTAACCGTGAAATTTCATGGTTAACTTTTAATGAAAGAGTTTTATCAGAGGCTGAAAATAAGTTAGTTCCTTTAATTGAAAGATTAAAGTTTTGTATTATCTTTGCTTCCAATTTAGATGAATTTTTTATGGTCAGAATATCTGGCTTGCTTCGCTTGGTATCAAAACCAAATAATTCTTTTAATTATGATGAAGAAGATTCCGAAGAAACACTTGATGAAGTTGCAATAAAAGTAAGAGGTTTATTAAAAAGATTAGCAAAATGTTTGCATACTGAAATTCTACCTGAGCTAAGCTTAAATAATATTACTATTCCGAGATTTGGTGAATTAACAAGAACGGAAGAAGAAAAACTAGATATTCATTTTGAAAGTCAGGTATTCCCAGTACTAACACCTCTTGCAATAGATCCTGCCCACCCGTTTCCTTATTTATCAAATTTATCTTTATATTTGGCAGTTACTTTTGAGGGTGTATCAGATAATGGAGAACCATTACTAGCTCTTGTTGAAGTTCCGCAAAAAATAATGCGTTTAATTCCAATTTCACAAAAAATAAGTAAACAAAGATTTTTCTTACTTGATGAACTCATCAAAAATTATATGCCCACACTTTTTCCATGGACACAAGTGACAGGAGCATATGCATTTAGAGTAACAAGAAATTTAGATTATCAATTACTTGATCATGAAGTAAAAGATTTAATGAAATCTATCGAATACGAATTAAAAGATAGAGAACAAAAGACAGTTGTAAGGTTAGAATATGAAAAAAATATGCCTGATTGGTTAAGAAACAAATTGGCTGCTGTGTTAGATTTAGATTCCTCCGATTTATATGAAATTGATGGAATGATAAATATTCGTGATTTAGCGCCATTGCTAAAAATTGAAAGATTAGATCCATATTTAAAAGATGAAGCATTTAATCCAAGATTAAATATTAATCTAGTTGATGCCAGTAGAGATATTTTTGATATAATTAAAGAACGTGATATTTTATTACATCACCCCTATGATTCATTTGCTAGTGTTTTAGATTTTCTTCGCAGTGCAGCGAAAGATGATAAAGTTTTAGCTATAAAACAAACATTATATCGATCTGGTGGAGATTCTCCAATTATTGAGGCATTAGCAAATGCAGCAGAAAGAGGAAAACAAGTTACTGTTGTTGTTGAATTGAAAGCCCGTTTTGATGAAGCAAATAATATTGAATGGGCAAAAAGACTGGAAAGAGCTGGAGCTCATGTTGTTTTTGGTTTTATTGACTTAAAAACACATGCAAAATGTACGTTAGTAGTTCGAAAAGAAAAAAATAATTACTTACAAAAATATGTTCATTTATCTACAGGAAATTATAATAGCTCAACAGCAAAACTTTACACTGATATTGGTCATTTAACTACTGATCCAATTTTATGTGATGATGTTGCTAATGTATTTAACTTTATTACGGGATTTAATATACTTCGTGATCAAGATTTAACTCAAATGAAAATCCCACATTTTGAAAAAATAAAAGTAGCTCCTTTTCGTTTAAGAGAACAGATTATTCAAATGATTGAAAATGAAAAAAAGAAGAATTGTTCTGAAAATCAGTCGCATATTATTTTTAAAATGAATTCTTTAGTTGATGTAAAGTTATGTCAAGCTTTATATCGCGCTAGTCAAAAAGGGGTTAAAATTGATTTAATTATTAGAGGTATTTGTATTTTAAGACCAGATGTTCCAGGGGTATCTGAGAATATAAGAGTTATCAGTGTGATTGATAGGTTTTTAGAGCATTCTAGAATATTCTGGTTTAAAAATGCTGGAGATCCTTTGATTTTCTGTGGAAGTGCAGATTTAATGGAACGTAATATGGATCGCCGAATTGAAATTGTTTGGCCCATAGAAAGTCCTGAATTGAAGTCTAAGTTAACTGGAATTTTAACTACATTTTTACTTGATAATTGTAAAAGCCACAAGATGCAAAGTGATGGGACATACATAAGAAAGTTGCCGTCACAAAACGAAAAATTATATCGGAGTCAAGATAAATTTATTGAATATGCAAGACGTTATGGTATAAAATCAATAGCCTACGATCAGGCTATAAAGCCTTTATTTGATAAAAAGGATTTCGATCGCATTCCTGAAAGATTTATTCCTTCATTAGTTGTTGAAGAATTAAGTACAAGAAGTTCCAAGAAAAAGAAGAAGAAATAA
- the metK gene encoding methionine adenosyltransferase, with protein MFQRSLLNKSFSPEVTYFTSESVSEGHPDKVADQISDGILDELLTFDPKARVACEALCKTGLVVIAGEITVNPETVHANELKLKRKMKSYSDIARNVIKEIGYNDPNNGFEYRSCGVIVAIDQQSPDIAQGVNEGEGLHKEQGAGDQGMMFGYATNETPEFMPATLQYAHSILRNLSKARKEGTVNWLRPDAKSQVTVEYHDGKMKRIDTVVVSTMHSENVSQQEIKEFVIEKIIKNTIPQNLLDSNTKYHINPTGKFVIGGPQGDCGLTGRKIIVDTYGGHGAHGGGAFSGKDPSKVDRSAAYMGRYIAKNIVAAGLAERALVQIAYAIGVAQPVSVNVNTFGTEKVARIKIEEAVQKVFNMTPAGIVKTFNLLNPQENGYTYHETASYGHFGRSNFPWEKTDKVQELKKFV; from the coding sequence ATGTTTCAACGCTCGCTTCTTAACAAGTCTTTTTCTCCTGAAGTAACCTATTTCACGTCTGAAAGTGTCAGTGAAGGCCACCCAGATAAGGTGGCTGACCAAATTTCTGATGGTATTTTAGATGAACTCTTAACTTTTGATCCAAAAGCAAGAGTTGCCTGTGAAGCTCTGTGCAAAACAGGTCTTGTCGTTATTGCTGGTGAAATTACTGTCAATCCTGAAACAGTTCATGCAAATGAACTTAAATTAAAAAGAAAAATGAAAAGTTATTCTGATATAGCAAGAAATGTTATAAAAGAAATTGGCTACAACGACCCAAATAATGGTTTTGAATATAGAAGCTGCGGTGTAATTGTTGCTATTGATCAGCAGTCACCAGATATTGCTCAAGGAGTTAACGAAGGCGAAGGTCTGCATAAAGAGCAAGGTGCTGGAGATCAAGGCATGATGTTTGGTTATGCCACAAATGAAACTCCTGAATTTATGCCTGCCACATTGCAATATGCACACTCTATTTTGAGAAATTTATCCAAAGCTAGAAAAGAAGGAACTGTAAATTGGCTACGTCCTGATGCAAAATCACAGGTGACAGTAGAATATCATGACGGCAAAATGAAAAGAATTGATACTGTAGTTGTCAGCACAATGCATTCAGAAAATGTCAGCCAACAAGAAATTAAAGAATTTGTAATTGAGAAGATTATTAAAAATACTATTCCACAAAATTTATTAGATTCAAATACAAAATACCATATAAATCCAACCGGAAAATTCGTTATTGGAGGACCACAAGGTGATTGCGGTTTAACTGGTAGAAAAATTATTGTTGATACATATGGTGGTCATGGTGCGCATGGCGGCGGTGCCTTTTCTGGAAAAGATCCTTCAAAAGTAGATCGTTCTGCTGCTTACATGGGTCGATACATAGCAAAAAATATTGTAGCAGCTGGATTAGCTGAAAGAGCACTTGTTCAGATTGCCTATGCTATTGGAGTTGCACAGCCTGTTAGTGTTAACGTTAATACTTTCGGCACTGAAAAAGTTGCTCGAATTAAAATTGAAGAAGCTGTCCAAAAAGTCTTTAATATGACCCCTGCTGGAATTGTTAAAACTTTTAATCTTTTAAATCCTCAAGAAAATGGTTACACGTATCATGAAACGGCTTCATATGGTCACTTTGGAAGAAGTAACTTTCCTTGGGAAAAAACTGATAAAGTACAAGAGTTGAAAAAATTTGTTTAG
- a CDS encoding bifunctional riboflavin kinase/FAD synthetase, protein MDLKQSFKVVGIEDIIRKKNRIAITFGNFDGVHLGHIHLLKELKKISNDNPIVVVTFDPHPAMYFSGIKKPLLNTTEDKINLLLEAGVSSVVVQPFNQSFANLTADNFCEWLKENFNISSVILGYDFCYGKQRLGNFEHMKAFAEKEQWEIRKAEVFKLYNDKVVSSSSIRELILQGQVEDAEYLLNRPYFLPGTVVQGDQRGRLIGFPTANIDLQEDLVIPKYGVYACFVEIESSKKLLPAVMNCGVRPTIAKGLKLQIEAHILNFSQDIYGKKVKFFLKKFIRGEMKFESIDQLKEQITKDVEQAKNLFMDI, encoded by the coding sequence ATGGATTTAAAACAGTCTTTTAAAGTTGTTGGTATTGAAGACATTATTAGGAAAAAAAATAGGATAGCAATTACTTTTGGGAATTTTGATGGAGTTCATTTAGGACATATCCATCTTTTGAAAGAATTAAAAAAAATTTCAAATGATAATCCAATAGTAGTTGTTACTTTTGATCCTCATCCGGCAATGTATTTTTCAGGAATAAAAAAGCCATTACTTAATACAACTGAGGATAAAATTAATTTGTTATTAGAGGCTGGAGTGAGTTCTGTAGTTGTTCAGCCTTTCAATCAAAGTTTTGCAAATTTAACTGCGGATAACTTTTGTGAATGGCTAAAAGAAAATTTTAATATTTCTTCTGTCATTCTTGGTTACGACTTCTGCTATGGCAAGCAGCGTTTAGGAAATTTTGAACATATGAAAGCCTTTGCTGAAAAAGAACAATGGGAAATTAGAAAAGCTGAAGTATTTAAGTTATACAATGATAAAGTTGTATCTTCTTCCTCTATTAGAGAACTTATCTTACAAGGACAAGTCGAAGATGCAGAATATTTATTAAATCGCCCTTATTTTTTACCTGGTACTGTTGTACAAGGGGATCAACGTGGAAGGTTAATTGGCTTTCCAACTGCAAATATAGATTTACAAGAAGATTTAGTTATTCCAAAGTATGGAGTATATGCTTGTTTTGTTGAAATAGAATCTTCAAAAAAGTTGTTACCAGCAGTGATGAATTGCGGTGTTCGGCCAACGATTGCTAAAGGTTTAAAGCTCCAAATTGAAGCCCATATTTTAAATTTTTCTCAGGATATTTATGGTAAAAAAGTAAAATTTTTTCTGAAAAAATTTATTCGTGGAGAAATGAAGTTTGAAAGTATTGATCAACTTAAAGAACAAATAACCAAAGATGTTGAACAGGCGAAAAATTTATTTATGGATATTTAA
- a CDS encoding DsbA family protein, translating into MSSGKFIIGGIFIAAAVVGSIPLFFHDYKKMANSLTGQTSSTSTISNNVSKVTSGSDVLGKYNGVTLKRSELSTQEMQSLFDAESQSYKAIENILAKRYFDKIIKDYMKNKGISNTNAAEQMFIQEKSNISAEQVKQFIKENSENPQLKGKTPEQQEALVKPYLQNQAAGNYFRGLISQAISKGEIEVTGASKPATPKINVDISNAPFKGSANAPITIVEFADFQCPYCASAQPVVEEVLKQYKDKIKFVFKNYPLVQIHPEAIPAAIAAECANKQGKYWQMHDALFENHKKLGEETYLSLAQKIGLKIDDFNNCRKDQAIHDKINADIEYGQSLGINATPAFYINGIQLMGSLPKSEFEKVINNELSEKN; encoded by the coding sequence ATGTCTTCAGGAAAGTTTATTATAGGTGGTATTTTTATTGCTGCAGCAGTTGTTGGCTCAATACCTTTATTTTTTCATGATTATAAAAAGATGGCGAACAGCTTAACTGGGCAAACCTCGTCTACATCTACAATAAGCAACAATGTTTCAAAAGTTACATCAGGTTCTGATGTTCTTGGAAAATATAATGGAGTTACTTTAAAGCGTTCAGAATTATCAACTCAAGAAATGCAATCATTATTTGATGCTGAAAGTCAATCTTATAAGGCAATAGAAAATATTTTAGCTAAAAGATATTTTGATAAAATAATTAAAGATTACATGAAAAACAAAGGAATTTCTAATACCAATGCAGCTGAACAAATGTTTATTCAAGAAAAATCTAATATCTCAGCTGAACAAGTAAAACAATTTATTAAAGAAAACTCAGAGAATCCGCAATTAAAAGGGAAAACACCCGAACAACAAGAAGCTTTAGTGAAACCTTATTTACAAAATCAAGCTGCTGGAAATTATTTTCGAGGTTTAATTTCACAAGCAATTAGCAAAGGTGAAATAGAAGTTACAGGTGCTTCAAAACCAGCTACACCAAAAATTAATGTTGATATAAGTAATGCTCCATTTAAAGGTTCAGCAAATGCGCCAATCACCATTGTTGAATTTGCTGATTTTCAATGTCCATATTGTGCATCCGCTCAACCAGTTGTTGAAGAAGTTCTTAAACAATATAAAGATAAAATAAAATTTGTATTTAAAAATTATCCATTGGTTCAAATTCATCCGGAAGCTATTCCAGCAGCAATTGCTGCAGAATGTGCAAATAAACAAGGAAAATATTGGCAAATGCATGATGCTTTATTTGAAAATCATAAAAAGCTAGGAGAAGAAACTTATTTATCATTAGCACAAAAAATAGGTCTTAAAATAGATGATTTTAATAATTGCAGAAAAGATCAAGCAATTCATGATAAAATTAATGCCGATATTGAATACGGTCAAAGTTTAGGAATCAATGCTACTCCTGCATTTTATATAAATGGAATTCAATTAATGGGATCCTTACCAAAATCAGAATTTGAAAAGGTAATTAATAATGAATTATCTGAGAAGAATTGA
- a CDS encoding 2Fe-2S iron-sulfur cluster-binding protein — protein sequence MENSSTNDLAKIVKISLMNKSGEIFDEFNIRAGSNLWVFLRKRGLPIGAACSGVGVCGACNVKIIHMSPNSLSIQNNFEKETLQKNNKTQNERLACLTRVFQDITLQAEYW from the coding sequence ATGGAAAACTCTTCAACCAACGACTTAGCAAAAATAGTAAAAATTTCTTTGATGAATAAATCTGGTGAAATTTTTGATGAATTTAATATCCGTGCAGGCTCTAACTTATGGGTTTTTCTTAGAAAAAGAGGATTACCTATTGGCGCGGCTTGTTCTGGAGTAGGTGTTTGTGGAGCCTGTAACGTTAAAATCATTCATATGTCACCAAATTCATTATCTATCCAAAATAATTTTGAAAAAGAAACTTTACAAAAAAATAATAAGACACAAAACGAGCGTTTAGCCTGTTTAACTAGAGTTTTCCAAGATATTACTCTTCAAGCAGAATATTGGTAA
- a CDS encoding enoyl-CoA hydratase/isomerase family protein translates to MYDKLTELEINGKKATLKINRPNQLNALNKQVIKEIFDHCLLLKDNSDVKVLVVCGAGDKAFVAGADIKEMQDFKTAKEASDFSQYAANIFTTLENIPQITIAQVQGFALGGGLELALACDLIIASEKARFGLPEVTLGLIPGFSGTQRLARRIGVAKTIEWISTANKYSAQEAFQAGLLNHVTKHEELVFFTSDIIDKILKNAPTALKIAKKVVKFGSASSFKEGCLLESEEFGLLFNTPEAKEGLAAFIEKRAPNF, encoded by the coding sequence ATGTATGATAAATTAACAGAACTAGAAATTAATGGAAAAAAAGCCACTTTAAAAATTAACCGACCAAATCAATTAAATGCTTTAAATAAACAAGTTATTAAAGAAATATTCGATCATTGTCTGTTACTTAAGGATAATAGTGATGTTAAAGTATTAGTTGTTTGTGGTGCTGGAGACAAAGCTTTTGTAGCAGGCGCTGATATTAAAGAAATGCAAGACTTTAAAACAGCAAAAGAAGCTAGTGACTTTTCACAATATGCAGCTAATATCTTTACTACACTAGAAAATATACCTCAAATAACAATTGCTCAAGTCCAAGGTTTTGCGTTAGGTGGAGGTCTTGAATTAGCGCTTGCTTGTGATTTAATTATTGCATCTGAAAAAGCGAGATTTGGACTACCAGAAGTTACTCTTGGATTAATCCCTGGATTTTCAGGGACACAAAGACTTGCAAGAAGAATCGGCGTAGCAAAAACAATAGAATGGATATCTACTGCTAATAAATATTCTGCTCAAGAAGCATTTCAAGCTGGGCTTCTAAATCATGTCACAAAACATGAAGAGCTAGTATTTTTTACTAGTGATATTATAGACAAAATTCTAAAAAATGCTCCAACAGCCTTAAAAATAGCAAAAAAAGTTGTTAAGTTTGGTAGTGCAAGTAGCTTTAAAGAAGGTTGTCTTTTAGAATCTGAAGAATTTGGTTTACTTTTTAATACTCCTGAAGCAAAAGAAGGATTGGCAGCTTTTATTGAAAAAAGAGCCCCAAATTTTTAA
- the glyS gene encoding glycine--tRNA ligase subunit beta: MEIKNFQDFIISLCNYWVNHGCIWSQPYDASMGAGTFHPHTFLKGIGPEPWRSVYVQPCRRPVDGRYGKSPYRFQHYYQLQVLLKPSPANIVDIFLKSLEHVGINLKENDIGLLEDDWKGPTLGAWGLGWEIRANGQEVTQFTYFQQLGGLDIDVVCGEITYGLERLYMYSKGYKNALEIPFNEHFTYGDIFYQNEFEFSFFNFKEADIKELFDHFEKCEEKVSQLCEKNLVLPAYDYVLQASHAFNLLDARGAISVSERQRYIGRVRDCAKKCAIQYRSSREKLNFPMLSRLDTDARQPLFPIGNQNNLTIPQETKKYKNIEQLGSSEKINIVFELGVEEMPPAFQLSAKSELEEKIGSFINANNLDWKNNTSQNSKFKVEVSARRLSIQFLNIPKQEKARIEEIWGPVERIARNSDGTLTQAGLGFCKKNNIDPSLVEFKKKNDGTFLFASKEIIGRDFPLLLAEKFKEWCYELKAPLKMKWLPQNISPQFIRPVRWIVALVNDLVIEFEMFGIKSGRSTCGQRILFPQPTDIDNAKNYEKILLELSVVPAFENRKEKFENDAIKLAKQVNGQIKSDQALMNKCLGLFENPDLFIADFDPKYLRLPKPLITSVLREHMNYFSVVKENTSELLPYYVGAANYACTKKTEMIEGTKTVVVGRLEDGAFYYDTDLKTPLFELRSKLKDQLFNANMGTLFDKSERLIKISAGICRELKMDIDFSVLEKAAEYCKADLKTGCVQEFPDEMQGIMGGILIKEQNILNHQLKSEKAAKAVEEHYLPTGASSELPSSLEGVILSLADKIDSLCMMICHGAEVKGNKDPFGLRRLALSIARLLGVKGEQNHLNLSLVLIVEICLGVIEESYVIKHESRQKIYSFIVERMKASLIEDFDTRIIDALSKPLLEDHLINVRNFAGKIAHALKQNGKGSLLEALVPYKRAKNLTQNWQNKEELNINLFRANEELSLYENLKSVENKVREFKRNSDYENLLLTLASLAEPMSKFFENVMVNDPDEKLKNNRLTLLSRLCFMYEEVADFSLIQVQ; encoded by the coding sequence GTGGAAATTAAGAATTTTCAAGATTTTATTATATCTCTTTGCAATTATTGGGTTAATCATGGCTGTATTTGGAGTCAACCTTATGATGCAAGTATGGGAGCAGGCACGTTCCATCCACACACATTTTTAAAAGGAATTGGTCCTGAGCCATGGAGGTCTGTGTATGTGCAACCTTGTAGGAGACCAGTTGATGGAAGATATGGAAAAAGTCCTTATCGGTTTCAGCATTATTACCAACTACAAGTCTTATTAAAACCTTCACCCGCAAATATTGTGGATATTTTTTTAAAGTCTCTTGAACATGTAGGAATTAATTTAAAAGAAAATGATATTGGTTTGTTGGAAGACGATTGGAAAGGCCCAACTTTAGGAGCCTGGGGGCTTGGTTGGGAAATAAGAGCAAATGGTCAGGAAGTAACTCAATTTACTTATTTCCAACAACTTGGTGGTCTAGATATTGACGTTGTTTGTGGTGAAATTACTTATGGTTTAGAACGACTGTATATGTATTCAAAGGGATATAAAAATGCCTTGGAAATCCCTTTTAATGAACATTTTACTTATGGTGACATTTTTTATCAAAATGAATTTGAATTTTCTTTTTTTAACTTTAAAGAAGCAGATATAAAAGAACTATTTGATCATTTTGAAAAATGTGAAGAAAAGGTCTCACAACTTTGTGAGAAAAATTTAGTTTTGCCAGCATATGACTATGTTTTACAAGCTTCGCATGCATTTAATCTTTTAGATGCTAGAGGTGCTATTTCTGTTAGTGAAAGACAAAGATATATCGGACGTGTAAGGGATTGTGCAAAAAAATGTGCAATACAATATAGAAGTTCTAGAGAAAAATTAAATTTTCCAATGCTAAGCAGACTAGATACCGATGCTCGGCAGCCGCTCTTTCCAATTGGAAATCAAAACAATTTAACTATTCCACAAGAAACTAAAAAGTATAAAAACATAGAACAATTAGGTAGTAGTGAGAAAATAAATATAGTTTTTGAGCTTGGTGTAGAAGAAATGCCTCCAGCATTTCAACTGTCTGCAAAATCTGAATTAGAAGAAAAAATTGGAAGTTTTATAAATGCAAATAATCTGGATTGGAAAAATAATACCTCACAAAATTCAAAATTCAAAGTAGAAGTTTCAGCTAGAAGATTAAGCATCCAATTTTTAAATATTCCTAAGCAAGAAAAAGCAAGAATTGAGGAAATTTGGGGGCCTGTTGAAAGGATTGCCAGAAATTCTGATGGAACTTTAACCCAAGCAGGATTGGGATTCTGTAAGAAAAATAATATTGATCCATCTTTAGTTGAATTTAAAAAGAAAAATGATGGTACTTTTTTATTTGCTTCTAAAGAAATTATTGGAAGAGATTTTCCGCTATTGCTTGCAGAAAAATTTAAAGAATGGTGTTATGAATTAAAAGCACCTTTGAAAATGAAATGGCTACCTCAGAATATAAGTCCCCAATTTATTAGACCTGTACGTTGGATAGTTGCGCTTGTTAATGATCTTGTGATTGAATTTGAAATGTTTGGTATTAAGTCTGGGCGTTCAACCTGCGGGCAAAGAATATTATTCCCTCAACCAACTGATATTGATAATGCAAAAAATTACGAGAAAATATTACTTGAGTTATCAGTTGTACCAGCTTTTGAAAATCGAAAAGAAAAATTTGAAAACGATGCTATTAAATTAGCGAAACAAGTAAATGGACAAATTAAATCTGATCAAGCACTAATGAATAAATGTTTAGGTTTATTTGAAAATCCAGATTTATTTATAGCTGATTTTGATCCAAAATATTTACGGTTACCTAAACCTTTAATCACAAGTGTTCTTCGTGAACATATGAATTATTTTTCTGTTGTTAAAGAAAATACTAGTGAATTGTTACCTTACTATGTAGGTGCAGCTAACTACGCTTGTACAAAGAAAACTGAAATGATTGAGGGAACAAAAACAGTTGTTGTTGGACGCCTCGAAGATGGTGCATTTTATTATGATACTGATTTAAAAACACCTTTATTTGAGTTACGTTCTAAGTTAAAAGATCAGCTGTTCAATGCCAATATGGGAACTCTATTTGATAAATCTGAAAGACTAATTAAAATCTCAGCTGGAATTTGTCGTGAATTAAAAATGGATATTGATTTTTCTGTATTAGAAAAAGCAGCTGAGTATTGCAAGGCGGATTTAAAAACTGGTTGTGTCCAAGAATTCCCAGATGAAATGCAAGGAATTATGGGTGGTATTTTAATTAAGGAACAAAATATTTTAAATCATCAATTAAAATCAGAAAAAGCAGCAAAAGCTGTTGAAGAACATTATTTACCTACAGGAGCATCTTCAGAACTTCCAAGCTCGTTAGAAGGGGTAATATTATCTCTAGCAGATAAAATTGATTCCCTATGTATGATGATCTGTCATGGGGCAGAAGTTAAAGGAAACAAAGATCCATTTGGTTTGAGAAGACTTGCATTGTCAATAGCAAGATTACTCGGTGTAAAAGGTGAACAAAATCACTTAAACTTGTCTTTAGTGCTGATAGTAGAAATATGCCTAGGTGTTATTGAAGAAAGTTACGTTATAAAACATGAAAGTCGTCAAAAAATTTATTCATTTATTGTAGAAAGAATGAAAGCATCTTTAATTGAGGATTTTGATACACGCATAATAGATGCTCTTTCAAAACCTTTACTTGAAGATCATCTGATTAATGTTAGGAATTTTGCAGGAAAAATAGCTCACGCCTTAAAACAAAATGGTAAAGGTTCCCTTCTTGAAGCTTTAGTTCCTTATAAAAGAGCCAAAAATTTAACACAAAATTGGCAAAATAAAGAGGAATTAAATATTAATCTTTTTAGAGCTAATGAAGAATTATCTTTATATGAAAATTTAAAAAGTGTTGAAAATAAAGTGCGTGAATTTAAAAGAAATTCTGATTATGAAAATTTACTACTTACTTTAGCTAGTTTGGCTGAACCTATGTCGAAATTTTTTGAAAATGTTATGGTTAATGATCCAGACGAAAAATTAAAGAATAATCGTTTAACTCTTCTCTCTCGACTTTGTTTCATGTATGAGGAAGTTGCGGATTTTTCACTTATTCAGGTTCAATAA
- a CDS encoding trypsin-like serine protease, whose translation MKHLLLFSCCSFFLFSACKEPEEKKKVVYTCSDLYGAIYPSSTNKIHDGCENNIDDIPGSKSTVYISSKILTKNNNGYIEITGTCTGVAVTSRTILTAAHCFTLIPSKDVISITAEVKNSANSLKSLNATVKTNKLYTINPFKKNDPNSTYIPMGDIALLTTTEPLTKINITPAIIAKNYQLGDRLVTIGFGQSNENNKNSGNIKRWTVTEIFKPEKKIELNQEQFNHYNNIDYKYEINRSVITNIGDTFISTKRLRGQTCSGDSGGGHFLIKNDNNINEAVLLSLTQGITHLVTGPIPMTDTNDDCSAQQAVTTYIYPYLKWIEANLSGEKLKILE comes from the coding sequence ATGAAACATCTTTTGCTTTTCTCGTGTTGTTCATTTTTTCTTTTTTCTGCTTGCAAAGAGCCCGAAGAGAAAAAAAAAGTAGTGTATACTTGCAGTGATTTATATGGCGCCATTTATCCATCTTCCACAAATAAAATTCATGACGGATGTGAAAATAACATTGACGATATTCCAGGTTCTAAGTCTACAGTTTACATATCTTCCAAGATATTAACAAAAAATAATAATGGTTATATCGAAATAACTGGCACTTGTACAGGAGTTGCTGTTACGTCCAGAACCATTCTTACAGCTGCACATTGTTTTACTTTAATTCCAAGCAAAGATGTAATATCTATAACGGCTGAAGTAAAAAATTCTGCTAATAGCTTAAAAAGTTTAAATGCTACGGTAAAAACCAACAAACTATATACTATTAATCCTTTCAAAAAAAATGATCCAAATTCAACCTATATTCCCATGGGTGATATCGCACTTCTTACTACTACTGAACCACTAACAAAAATAAATATTACTCCAGCAATAATAGCTAAAAATTATCAATTGGGAGATCGCTTAGTTACAATTGGTTTTGGTCAAAGTAATGAAAATAATAAAAATAGCGGCAATATTAAGCGTTGGACAGTAACAGAAATATTTAAACCTGAGAAAAAAATAGAATTAAACCAAGAGCAATTTAATCATTATAATAATATAGATTATAAATATGAAATAAATCGATCGGTAATTACTAATATTGGCGACACATTTATATCAACTAAACGATTACGAGGACAAACTTGCAGTGGTGATTCAGGAGGCGGACACTTTCTTATCAAAAATGACAACAATATTAATGAAGCAGTCTTATTAAGTCTTACCCAAGGCATAACTCATCTTGTAACTGGACCTATACCAATGACTGATACAAATGATGATTGTTCTGCTCAGCAAGCTGTAACTACCTATATTTACCCATATTTAAAATGGATAGAAGCTAACCTAAGCGGTGAAAAATTAAAGATCCTTGAATAA